A window of bacterium contains these coding sequences:
- a CDS encoding MFS transporter codes for MPDDQEEQPSPRFAALRSGPFAIFWIGLLVSHTGTWMQSVGQGWLLYQLTNTPVWLGASSLAFALPMVVLPLFGGALADRIHRLSLIRGMQLAMAVAAGALAGLTYIGAVTAWHLAAFSLFQGIVLAFEGPARHATIPDLVDRRHLLSAVSLFQSTYQLGGFFGPALAGVILGVLGSDRIYALFALNSLTFLINVVALSFICTVPRQARTDSSLFGSVTDGLRFVWSQPALRSLLVLITVAGVFGRSYITLMPVFARDILHTDARGLGYLTAAPGVGVVVGATVLAASGAGGHRGRTIVRTALIFAALLAAFASSRWIALSIPVLVVLGAATITLIATMSTTMQVSATDALRGRVMSVWAIANVGLPSVGAMVTASAAAVIGAPLAVAAGAGLVAITAARLGRRILKVA; via the coding sequence ATGCCGGACGATCAGGAAGAGCAGCCTTCCCCAAGGTTCGCCGCGCTGCGATCAGGACCGTTTGCCATCTTCTGGATCGGCCTGCTGGTATCACACACGGGCACCTGGATGCAGTCGGTGGGACAGGGGTGGCTGCTCTACCAGCTGACCAACACCCCGGTCTGGCTGGGTGCATCAAGCCTGGCCTTTGCCCTGCCGATGGTGGTCCTGCCGCTCTTCGGGGGCGCCCTCGCCGACCGAATCCATCGGCTCAGTCTCATCCGGGGCATGCAGCTTGCCATGGCCGTTGCCGCGGGTGCGCTGGCTGGGCTCACCTACATTGGCGCTGTCACGGCCTGGCACCTGGCGGCGTTCAGCCTGTTCCAGGGCATTGTGCTGGCGTTCGAGGGCCCGGCGCGGCACGCCACGATTCCCGACCTGGTGGATCGCAGACACCTGCTGAGCGCCGTCTCGCTGTTTCAGTCAACCTACCAGTTGGGCGGGTTCTTCGGCCCGGCGCTCGCCGGGGTCATCCTCGGCGTGCTGGGCAGCGACCGCATCTACGCGCTCTTCGCGCTGAACTCCCTCACCTTCCTTATCAATGTGGTCGCCCTCTCCTTCATCTGCACGGTACCGCGTCAAGCCAGGACCGACTCCTCGCTGTTTGGATCTGTGACCGACGGCCTCCGGTTCGTGTGGAGCCAGCCGGCGTTGCGCTCCCTGCTCGTTCTAATCACGGTCGCAGGGGTCTTCGGCCGCTCCTACATCACGCTCATGCCGGTCTTCGCTCGGGATATCCTCCACACCGACGCGCGGGGGCTGGGCTATCTCACCGCGGCGCCGGGGGTCGGCGTGGTCGTCGGAGCCACCGTGCTGGCCGCAAGCGGCGCCGGCGGCCACCGGGGAAGGACGATCGTCAGGACGGCCCTGATCTTCGCCGCGCTGCTCGCCGCGTTTGCCTCCTCGCGGTGGATCGCGCTCTCAATCCCGGTGCTGGTAGTGCTGGGCGCAGCCACGATAACGCTCATCGCGACGATGTCCACCACGATGCAGGTATCCGCCACCGATGCACTTCGCGGCCGCGTGATGAGCGTGTGGGCGATCGCAAACGTCGGGCTGCCCTCCGTGGGGGCGATGGTGACTGCGAGCGCTGCCGCGGTCATAGGCGCGCCGCTGGCCGTGGCCGCCGGCGCCGGGCTTGTGGCGATCACGGCCGCCAGGCTGGGCCGGAGGATACTGAAGGTCGCCTGA